Proteins encoded together in one Neisseria lactamica window:
- the pssA gene encoding CDP-diacylglycerol--serine O-phosphatidyltransferase, translating to METPPNTPQRSLRQNSIYLLPNSFTVAALFSAFYAITQSMHGHYETAAIAVFISMLLDGMDGRVARLTNSQSAFGEQLDSLADMVSFGVAPALIAYKWQLWQFGKIGYSVAFIYCACAALRLALFNTLIGKVDKRWFIGVPSPTAAALIAGLIWVNHSVEKFPAVHWWALGITLFAGLSMIVQIPFWSFKEINIRKQVPFVGMLLAVLLLLLVTWEPSLVLFLFFLGYSLSGYIMAARRFWKKYRKAD from the coding sequence ATGGAAACCCCGCCCAACACCCCCCAACGCTCCCTGCGTCAAAACAGCATCTACCTGCTGCCCAACTCCTTTACCGTTGCCGCCCTGTTTTCTGCCTTTTACGCCATTACCCAATCGATGCACGGGCATTATGAAACCGCCGCCATCGCGGTATTCATCTCTATGCTGCTGGACGGTATGGACGGGCGCGTGGCGCGGCTGACCAACAGCCAAAGCGCGTTCGGGGAGCAGCTCGACAGCCTTGCCGATATGGTCAGCTTCGGTGTCGCCCCTGCGCTGATTGCCTACAAATGGCAACTTTGGCAATTCGGCAAAATCGGTTATTCCGTCGCCTTCATCTACTGCGCCTGCGCCGCCCTGCGCCTCGCCCTGTTCAACACGCTCATCGGCAAGGTGGACAAACGCTGGTTTATCGGCGTGCCCAGTCCGACTGCCGCCGCGCTGATTGCCGGGCTGATTTGGGTCAACCACAGCGTCGAAAAGTTCCCCGCCGTCCACTGGTGGGCATTGGGCATCACGCTGTTTGCCGGCCTGTCGATGATTGTCCAAATCCCTTTTTGGAGTTTTAAAGAAATCAACATCCGCAAACAAGTCCCCTTTGTCGGAATGCTGCTTGCCGTCTTGCTGCTGCTTTTGGTCACTTGGGAACCGTCGCTCGTCCTCTTCCTGTTCTTTCTCGGATACAGCCTGTCCGGCTACATTATGGCGGCACGCCGGTTTTGGAAAAAATACAGAAAGGCGGATTAA
- the rplI gene encoding 50S ribosomal protein L9, which translates to MQIILLEKIGGLGNLGDIVTVKNGYARNFLIPAGKAKRATEANMKEFEARRAELEAKQAEILADARARQEKLDGQTVTVAQKAGVDGRLFGSVTNADIAAAIVAAGIEAVKANVRLPNGPLKAVGEYEVEVALHTDAVAKITVAVVAAAE; encoded by the coding sequence ATGCAAATTATTCTGTTAGAAAAAATCGGCGGTTTGGGCAACTTGGGCGACATCGTAACCGTTAAAAACGGTTACGCCCGCAACTTCTTGATTCCTGCCGGTAAGGCAAAACGTGCGACTGAAGCGAACATGAAAGAGTTTGAAGCACGCCGCGCAGAACTGGAAGCCAAACAGGCCGAAATTTTGGCAGATGCCCGAGCCCGTCAGGAAAAATTGGACGGTCAAACCGTTACCGTTGCACAAAAAGCCGGTGTGGACGGCCGCCTGTTCGGTTCCGTTACCAATGCCGACATTGCTGCTGCAATCGTTGCTGCCGGTATCGAAGCCGTGAAAGCAAATGTACGCCTGCCAAACGGTCCTTTGAAAGCCGTTGGCGAGTATGAAGTAGAAGTTGCTTTGCATACTGATGCCGTTGCTAAAATTACCGTTGCCGTCGTTGCCGCAGCCGAGTAA
- a CDS encoding sulfite exporter TauE/SafE family protein — MWHWEIILLLLSVGSASGFIAGLFGVGGGALIVPVVLWVLGYQGLAQHPYAQHLAIGTSFAVMVFTAFSSMLGQHKKQAVDWKTVFMMIPGMIFGVFLGSLSAKYIPTFWLQIFFILFFTAVAFRTLHSGHQTASHPLPKLPGLTAVSTLFGTMSSWVGIGGGSLSVPFLIRCGFPTHKAIGTSSGLSWPIALAGAISYLLNGLKVGGLPEGSLGFLYLPAVAVLSAATIAFAPLGVKTAHHLSSAKLKKSFGIMLLLIAGKMLYNLL, encoded by the coding sequence ATGTGGCATTGGGAAATTATCCTGCTCCTGCTTTCCGTAGGCAGTGCGTCAGGTTTTATTGCCGGTCTGTTCGGTGTCGGAGGCGGCGCACTGATTGTTCCTGTCGTTTTATGGGTACTCGGTTACCAAGGATTGGCTCAACATCCCTATGCCCAACACCTCGCTATCGGCACATCCTTTGCCGTTATGGTCTTTACCGCCTTCTCCAGTATGTTGGGACAGCACAAAAAACAGGCAGTTGACTGGAAAACGGTATTCATGATGATACCGGGCATGATATTCGGCGTATTCTTGGGTTCGCTCTCCGCAAAATATATCCCCACATTCTGGCTTCAAATTTTCTTTATCCTGTTTTTTACAGCCGTCGCATTCAGAACATTGCATAGCGGTCATCAGACTGCATCGCATCCGCTGCCAAAACTGCCGGGACTGACTGCTGTTTCCACATTATTCGGCACAATGTCAAGCTGGGTCGGCATAGGGGGCGGCTCACTTTCTGTCCCTTTCTTAATCCGATGCGGATTTCCCACCCACAAAGCCATCGGTACATCATCCGGACTCTCCTGGCCAATTGCGCTGGCAGGTGCGATATCTTATCTTTTAAACGGTCTGAAAGTTGGAGGGCTGCCTGAAGGCTCGCTGGGCTTCCTTTATTTGCCCGCTGTCGCCGTCCTCAGTGCGGCAACCATTGCCTTTGCCCCGCTCGGTGTCAAAACCGCCCATCACCTTTCTTCTGCCAAACTTAAAAAATCCTTCGGCATTATGCTGCTTTTGATTGCCGGAAAAATGCTGTACAACCTGCTTTGA
- a CDS encoding DUF4189 domain-containing protein translates to MIKRMAAVSVLCLMTAAAQAADTYGYLAVWQNPQNTDDVLQIKATKEDSTQNEALAELEAFCKGQDTLAGIGGDQATGCRSVVSLNNTCVALAYPKALGAMSVENAVVITSPRFTSVHQVALNQCIKKYGVQGQCALETVYCTSSSYYGGTVRSLIQNLK, encoded by the coding sequence ATGATAAAAAGGATGGCGGCAGTATCTGTACTCTGCCTGATGACTGCGGCGGCACAGGCTGCCGATACTTACGGTTATCTCGCCGTTTGGCAGAATCCGCAGAATACGGACGATGTTTTGCAGATTAAGGCAACAAAAGAAGATTCGACGCAAAACGAGGCACTTGCCGAATTGGAGGCTTTTTGCAAAGGGCAGGATACGCTTGCGGGCATAGGCGGCGATCAGGCGACGGGATGCCGGTCGGTTGTGTCGCTGAACAATACCTGTGTCGCGTTGGCATACCCGAAAGCCTTGGGTGCGATGAGCGTTGAAAACGCCGTTGTGATTACTTCTCCGCGTTTTACGAGCGTCCATCAGGTCGCACTCAACCAATGTATCAAAAAATATGGCGTGCAGGGGCAATGTGCTTTGGAAACAGTGTATTGCACGTCTTCTTCTTATTACGGCGGGACTGTCCGCTCTTTGATTCAAAATCTCAAATAA
- the rpsR gene encoding 30S ribosomal protein S18, protein MARQSFKRRKFCRFTAEKIQEVDYKQVDLLKDFISENGKIIPARITGTKAFYQRQLAVAVKRARFLALLPYTDQHK, encoded by the coding sequence ATGGCTCGTCAATCATTCAAACGTAGAAAATTCTGCCGTTTCACGGCTGAAAAAATCCAAGAAGTCGATTACAAACAAGTTGATTTGCTGAAAGACTTTATCTCTGAAAACGGTAAAATCATTCCTGCCCGCATTACAGGAACGAAGGCATTCTACCAACGCCAATTGGCTGTTGCCGTAAAACGCGCGCGTTTTTTGGCACTCCTGCCTTATACCGACCAACACAAATAA